GACGTCGATCCCCAACTCCTTGGCGCCGACGATGGGCGCGGGCCGGCCGCCGATCATGGCAATCCGGAACATGGACTTCCTCCTTGTAGCACAGTGGACTGTTGGGTCGGGCGCATCCGCGCAGTGTGTGAATCCGAGGGCTCAGCTGGCGTAGCAGCGCCGCAACCAGCGCGCGGTCGCGGCGGGCGCGGGCGTGAAGCGGGACCGGCGGTGCAGTACCCGGTAGTTGTCGAAGATCAGGAAATCGCCGGCGCCCAGCACCAGTTCCCGGCGGGGCACCCGCGCCAGGGCGCCGATCCACGCCTGCAGCGCCGACGCGGCGACCGCGTCGCGCGCCCGGGTGGTCCCCCGGTCGAACCGGACCAGGGTCCCGTCCGGCCCTTGATCCAGGATCACCGTGTTGCCGTAGACCGCCTCGGCGTCGTTGGAGGCCGGCGCGCCGATGTCGTACGCCGGCGACCGCAGCACCCGCCGGGTCGCGTCGTCGACCAGCGGCAGCGCGTCTTCGACCGCCGCGATCTCGGTCGGTACGGCTTCTTCGTTACGGATGCCGTAGAACGTCAGATAACGCGGCATGGACAGTCGCGGGTCGCTGCCCGGTTCGCCGAACGGCAGGTGCGGGTTGTCGGTGTGCCAGAAGAACTCGGAGTCGGCTCCCCACGAGCTCGTCGTCCCGGCCGCGCTCGGGTTCGGAACGACGTTGCGGATCAGCCGTCCGCCGTTTTCGTAGTCGACGGCGAACGGGGTGATCCCGAGGAGCTGGATCAGGCCGAGCTGCACCGCGTTGGTTTCGGCGAGTGGGGTCTCCTGACCGAAGCCGGTGACCGGGGTCGGCGGATAGTCGCCGGCCGGCAGGTTGCGCAGCACCAGCGCGTGCCGCCCGGTGTGGGTGAACGTCTGCAGGGCGTGCAGCACCTCGCCGGGTAGATACCGGCTGAGCGCGTGCGCGCCGATGTGTGCCAGGATCGCCTCGTCCGTGTCCGGGTCGAGCGCGGAGGCGGACACCCGTTCGCCGATCTCCTTGTCGAGGAGATCCCGGGTGCCGCCGTCGAGCGTCAGTACAGCCACTCTCAACAAGTTCATCGATGCCTCCGCCGGGGTGTGTCACCGAGCCGATCCCATCGTGTCGATCGGGTCCGGCCGCTGTCAGCGGCCTGGCGGTGGCACGCACCGGCATCGTCCGCAACCGGTCACCGGACGCCGGACCCGCGACGGCGGACACGCGGACGGCGGACACGCGGACGGCGCCCCGCGCGGGTAGACGCGGGGCGCCGCAGCGGTACGCGGCCGGGGTGGTTCAGCCGATGGCGCAGGTGGTGCCGTTGAGGGTGAAGGAGGTCGGACTACCGCTGTTGCCGGTGTGGGTGGCCTGGAAGCCGATGCTCTGCGAGCCGTTCGGCGCGATGGTGGGGTTGTAGGACATGTTGCGGGCGGTCACCACGCCGCTGGTCGGCGAGTACGTCGCGTTCCAGCCGGAGATGATCGTCTGCCCGGACGGCAGCGTGAAGCCGAGGCTCCAGCCGTTGATCGTGCTGCTGCCGGAGTTGGTGATGATGACCGAGGCGACCAAACCGTTGTTCCACGCGTTCACGCCGTAGCTGACCCGGCACGCTCCGGACGGCGGTGGCGTGGTCGGTGGCACCGTCGTGGGTGGCGCGGTGGTCGGCGGAGCGGTCGTGGGTGGTGCCGTGGTCGGCGGTGCGGTGGTCGGCGGAGCGGTCGTGGGTGGTGCCGTGGTCGGCGGTACGGTCGTCGGCGTGGTGCCGTCCAGGCCGAAGAACCGGATCACCTGGGCGGCGTCGACCGGCAAATTGTGTCCGGTGCCCTGCATGCTGATCGCCTCGACCGGCGCCATGCCGCCGGAACCGCCGTACCGGGTGCGGGTGTAGTTGGCCTGCGGGCTGTCGGTGTAGGTCGGGGTCTGGCTCAACCCGTGCACGTTGGTCCACTGCTTGATCTGCTCGTCGAAGTTGGGGTAGCGCAGCGTGTCGTCGTTGGTGCCGTGCCAGATCTGCATCCGCGGCCACGGCCCCCGGTAGCTCGGGTTGGCGTTGCGGACCGCGTCGCCCCACTGCTGGGCCGTACGGACGATCTGGCCGTTGGCGCACTGGCTGTTCCACTCGGAGCCACCGGTGGTGGCGAAACAGGTGAACGGAACGCCGGCGAAGGCCGCCCCGGCGGCGAACACGTCCGGGTAAACCCCGAGCATGACGTTGGTCATCATCGCGCCGGAGGACGTTCCGGTGGCGAAGACCCGGCCGGGGTCGGCGTTGTAGCGCTGCTGCACGTAGCTGACCATCGAGCGGATGCCCACCGGGTCGCTGCCGCCGCCCCGGGTCAGTGCCTGCGGGGAGTAGACGTCGAAGCACTGGCTGCTGCGGTTGGCGGTCGGGTAGATCACGATGTAGCCGTACCGGTCGGCCAGCGAGGCGTATTGGGTGTTGGAGTAGAACACCGGGCCGGTGCCGGTGCAGTAGTGCAGCGCGACCAGGATCGCCGGACGGGTGGCGACGCGGTCCGGCACGTACAGGTGCATCCGCAGGTTGCTCGGGTTCGTACCGAAGTTGGTGACCTCGGTGAGGGTGGCGGCCGAGGCCGGCGCGGCCATCGTGAGGATGGCCGTGGCGGCGGCCGCCGCGGTGACGGCGGTGGCGACGATGGCCGACACCGCACCCCTGAGTCTCTTGTGGCTTGTTTGGTGGGTCAGTCTCATGTGGTGCCTCCGAACACGCGTGGGGAGGTAGGGGTAGGGGTAGCTGACGGGGCTGCCCAGGCACCCGACTCGTTCCCGGCTCGAAACAGTTACTATTATCGATAGAAACGGTTCCGAAGACAAGGCCGACCCAGATCGACATCGAGCCGCTCCTATGGAAGCGCTTCGACACTC
The sequence above is a segment of the Solwaraspora sp. WMMD406 genome. Coding sequences within it:
- a CDS encoding TauD/TfdA family dioxygenase; this encodes MNLLRVAVLTLDGGTRDLLDKEIGERVSASALDPDTDEAILAHIGAHALSRYLPGEVLHALQTFTHTGRHALVLRNLPAGDYPPTPVTGFGQETPLAETNAVQLGLIQLLGITPFAVDYENGGRLIRNVVPNPSAAGTTSSWGADSEFFWHTDNPHLPFGEPGSDPRLSMPRYLTFYGIRNEEAVPTEIAAVEDALPLVDDATRRVLRSPAYDIGAPASNDAEAVYGNTVILDQGPDGTLVRFDRGTTRARDAVAASALQAWIGALARVPRRELVLGAGDFLIFDNYRVLHRRSRFTPAPAATARWLRRCYAS
- a CDS encoding PHB depolymerase family esterase, whose amino-acid sequence is MAAPASAATLTEVTNFGTNPSNLRMHLYVPDRVATRPAILVALHYCTGTGPVFYSNTQYASLADRYGYIVIYPTANRSSQCFDVYSPQALTRGGGSDPVGIRSMVSYVQQRYNADPGRVFATGTSSGAMMTNVMLGVYPDVFAAGAAFAGVPFTCFATTGGSEWNSQCANGQIVRTAQQWGDAVRNANPSYRGPWPRMQIWHGTNDDTLRYPNFDEQIKQWTNVHGLSQTPTYTDSPQANYTRTRYGGSGGMAPVEAISMQGTGHNLPVDAAQVIRFFGLDGTTPTTVPPTTAPPTTAPPTTAPPTTAPPTTAPPTTAPPTTVPPTTPPPSGACRVSYGVNAWNNGLVASVIITNSGSSTINGWSLGFTLPSGQTIISGWNATYSPTSGVVTARNMSYNPTIAPNGSQSIGFQATHTGNSGSPTSFTLNGTTCAIG